The Sabethes cyaneus chromosome 3, idSabCyanKW18_F2, whole genome shotgun sequence DNA window cctttcgcgggatgtaccatttcacggaaaatcttttcgtagaaagtaccatttcgcaggggtgacccaactgaagaaaagtaatagaggtcagtagatctagaaaaataaataaatctagatagaggtgatctctacgggaggctgccccccgcagtggccggcagtggtttgtaatgatgacgaatatttaaatgctatccgctttattttatcaggccaagcaatggggggagctgttttcttctttactgtgaggaaaatttgtatattaaaacacccatgaactccccagaaacttgcaaaactcgagattgtgacaaaaatcaTCCGACATTCACATTtacgtacaacacagtttaatttgtggcaatacgaagtttatcgggtcagTTAGTATCATAATAAACATGTGATTCATTAAACCGGAAAATTGGTGTGCTTAGGCGAAATTCCATACTATGACCAAACTTATTCTCTGTGTCGTATTGACATGTAATCACTGGTTATTAACCTTAAATTTTAATAccaattcattttaaatattccaTAATTGAGCTTGATTCAGCTAATAGCTCGGTCTTCAATTAGCATGTCAATGGCACTATTATGGCATTAATTTATGCTCCAAGCGAATGACCCGGTTGTAGCAAATGCACGGTAAAGAAGCTTTCTTAGTTGCAAATTGCGGCATTTTAAGCTAGATACCGCAAGTGGACAAAATTTAACACCTTATTCAAAGCACTCtctcttttctctctttttttcttctctttaagTTTGTCGTAATAGGGTCCCGTTTCGCTTAAAATTTAGgtcatttaaataattttcgAACAATGATGAAAAATGCGCTAACGGTTACTGTTGACGACGATGATCGAATCAGCTTGCCGTGTAGGTATATTTACCGAGCGCGGTATCACTGCGAACACTGCTGCCATAATGGCACAAATGCGTCCAACATGAATGAAGAGCAGCGTGtggacaaacaagaaaaaaaaagttcgtcGCCGGCTGGATGGCGCGTTGGAGTCACTGACTTGATGTCAGCCGGTTGTCGCTGTCGTTGATACatttaaagttattttttcttttcacatTACACTCAAGGCTGCTTTtcgcacatttttttaaaaatgtacaAAATTCAAACATAGCTTTAACAGCGATATTAGAAATAATGTGGTTGAAGAATCAATTATTATGAAATATTTTCGAAGGAATGGAATTTTAACAATATCAAAATTGTATATTTGGAGTCATTCcaacataatttaaaaaaaaacttttcctttGGGACTTGGAACTTTTTCTTTGCGAGACATAACGTAATTTTTTACACGTTTATTATACTACAAACGTTATCACGCGTATTTTATGGATTATATATGCAATACTGGTTAGTGCTAATGGTAGATACTGCAGTAATCTGTATTGAGGATGATTGTGCGACACGATCAAGTAAACAAAACCGCCTTTCCAGTTTCAGGTTTGCTTTTCTTTCTAGTTTTGACATTTTAGCTTCAACCGAGTGcatattttacttttttgttctcTTGAAACAGTTTCGGAAGTTCTGAGTTTTAAACCAAATACCTAATATCTTGGCGAGAAATTAATTCAGTGTACAGGAACAGACCCATCGACATACGATTGCCCAATTTTTCTAAGTTAAAACATGCTTGTGAATGGTCGGTACCTTGTTCATGTTTGGCCACTCCAGTGATTTTACGAGTTCCAAGAGCTCGTGGAAAAACCGCTAGTAGTCGCCGTaatttttccttgaatttttttctctCAACTTTGTTTAGTGAAGCCCTCTTAACTTGGACATGAATCAGTTTTTGTTCCAGGTACTTAAGTAGTGTTTTTGAActcttctgttccgttttcgggTGCCACACTTTTCTTTTGAAGTACTATCAAATCGATCGTGCCATTTCTCTGTTTTTATTGCGCATTTGATTTTTGAAACGGCTGAATAAAATGAGGGAAAACGAAAAGGTGGTTGCACTACTTTATGGAagtctttttattttttggatTAGAAGATTGTTGAACTGGGGGAATTAGTGATCATTGTAAATTATCGCGTTAGATTTACGCGTGATTTATGAAATCGAAATGCGTCCACTTTATATAATTGTCATTCCATATTACTATAAATGGATACCAATTTAGGAAAATATACATTTTACAATCACTATGTATGTTTACGCAATTTGGCGAAACAAACGGATTTTATGGAAATGAtgctgaagaaaaagggttGCAAAATTCATGGCGAgcgttttccatttttatttttgttatgcaATGACCAATGACTAAAATCAGTCGATAAAAACTTAATCGATTTGATACCTGATTATTATAGAATAATGTGCAAGCTTGTCGGGTAATGTATTCtatttaatatcaaaataagtaTAACCCCAAGTAAGATGAAAAGTAATCCGCTTAATTTGTGTAGTGCATGCAATGTCTTTTTTGGACTTTTAACGTGTTTACTAATCACTTTATTTAGTACAAAAATAGAGAATTTGCTCACCGACTGTTTCTGAAGTGTAAACGGAGCTGCATGCTGCAGGGGCAATGCTGAAttatttcttaaaattagtaaaTTTGGGACAATCGGATGGTATCCTACAGGTCAGCTGTGTCACTTATTTTTAAAATCGTGTCGGATGATACactgccgatattctttaaatgataatgAGCGGGGCTGTGACCTGTTAGGAGCGCTGTGATTTACGTTGTAGTTTACGGAACTCTTTCGTTCTATGATTCGGCCAGGAGAACCCGCGACTTGGCGTTTTTGCGATTTTGCTCAACGTAGACCAGGTCGGCTTCCTGGAAGTTGCGTTTGATAGCATCATCTCGACGATTGAACTGCATATCTTGCTTGCGGTTTCTTTCAGCTTGTGTTACAGGATCAGGTTTTCTTAGCAGGTCCAATGTGTTGCGCACTGGTCTTCCAGAGTACGCTTCAGCAGGAGATGTTGGTTTACCCAGGAATGGGATTGGAGTAGAGCGGTACACCAAAAGGGATGTGAGCAGATGCTCCAGCATATGTGAACCTTCTCTATAGATCAGCTTCTTCGGGCCACGTTTGAGGAAATCAACCTTGTTCAGCTTAGCCGTTGGACTGCGGGTGGTATGGAGCAGTATGGAGATGGGTGATACCATTTATACAACAAAATTGCTGGAACTGCGTGCTGGTACATTACGTTCCGTGATCCAAAACCAATGATTCCGTGTTGCCACAACGAGAACATGTCTCACGGAGCATGTCCTTGGTTGCTGTGGTGTTGTTGGATCGACTACGGAACATTTCGGGCCACTTGAAAAATCCATCCACGATGATGAAATAGTAATATCCACCAATGGGGCCAGCGAAGTCAATATGAACACGTTGCTACGGCCGGACTGGAGTCTTGTTGGGCTGCATTCGTTGAAGACTTCGCTGCTGCAGCACACGCTCTGCACTTTCGAACAAATTGCGTCACTTCGTCATCGATATTGGGTCAGTAGATGTAAAATGTCCCATGGTGTACGATGCAGCTGATAAATAATTCGCTTGCGAAACGTCGATGGTACGACGAATTGATCGCCGAACATAACGCATTCGTACTCGTAGGGTTGGTAGAGCAAGGCCTGGTAGGGCTTTAATCATCAAGGACCAGAATTCACAAAAACTGGaataattggtgggtcccaaaaTTCAAGCATACACAAATGGTTGTAAATCTGGCATTTATGGGTAAGTTTGATGGGAGCTATGGTGAGGCTAGTGTGGCCAACAATAACTTTTGTATATGGTAGAACGAGTCCGACAGTGTCACCTAAACTCAAACTGTGCTAAAgattaaaaaatatcaatattttaACCACAATGCGCTATGTGCATAACATTTTACGATATTTTCCAAGCAGTTGTGAAAATATTTAGCCTACGAAAATGTTTTTTCTATGTTttatctgtttgtactccgccaaaaatagtccgcaacatctttcattcaaaatggcaagtgtacgtatgtcttccgtaagcaaagttactgtttcaagtccgtagaggactaccggtctgattagcgttttgtacatcgtcagctttgtgcggcggcgtatgatccttgatcgaaacgtcttgcgaaaggaaaagtaggctcgatttccagcttgaatgcgtcgttggacctccttgctcgtattattgtcagcggtgaccagagatcccaaatatacgaactcatcaaccacttccagttcatcgccgtcaatagtcactgtccgtgggaggcaaacgttactttctcgggtgccttttcctaccatatatttggttttcaatgcattaatttgtaaccctatcctcctagcctccgtttttagtccggcgtagattgcctccgccgtcccacgatttctagtaatgatgtcgaggtcgtctgcaaaggctaggagttggctactcttgctgaagatcgttcctctcgtttcgatgcctgctcgctggatcacaccttcaattgcgatattgaataacatacaagatactccatccccttgccgtaaccctctgcgcgattcgaaaggacttgagagtattcctgaaacgcgcacgtagcacatacTCGTacttatccggaaaaccgtactaaCCGTACTTATCTGCCATAGCAGTTCgggttcaacggtatcgtatgctgccctgaaatccacgaaaatatgatgcgtaagaacgttgtactctcgacatttctggaggatttgtcggagagtaaaaatttgatccgtagcagcAAGggaccccataaagcccgcctgatactgccctacgaattctcttgctattggggatagacgacgcaaccaaATCTGggggagcaccttgtaggcggcgttgatcagcgtaatgctgCGGTAGTTACAGTTACagtcggtcgccctttttgtagatgggacagactacgccttccatccactcttccggtagtttctcttcttcccaaatccttgaaatcagccagtgaagtgccgttggtagcggttcttggctgtttttgtagagttctgccgggagtcggtcctttccggcggctctagtattcttcaacaaaccgatttctcgccggatctcttcgagatcgggagccggtacgctgttgtcgtttgtaggtactccgaggttaacttccattgcgtctcctgctgctatatcgccgttaaggtgctcatcgaagaactgcttccacctgtcgaccccCTCGAGCTCGTTTGTGAtgagatcccctccctcgtccctacacatgtcagattttggtgtgtgggccttgcgagtttggttcacttcacacgctcctcacgatctctgtcctccttctggcgctttttcgtccttaggatcgtggtcatctcattcctcgctcgttgATACtaggccaaattctctctcgtggatatggtcagatagttttcccaagctcttttttcctctctatcgcttctggGTATtctccgtcaaaccaatcatttcgtgcactcgaggtttccataCCTAGGTTGcgacctcgttgacggccgagcgtatcctactccatccgttttcgagggtcgaggcatctagctccacagaggaaggcagagcttcatccagtacgcgcgcgtagttttcggcagttcgcgggctgtctactgttttacctgactcactgcgaatatgcgtattattgaaataaaacgtaaccatgcgttttattcgttcataacgcatatgcagttaatatcgataacaaacgattttttataagttgtgcttttgttattgcatttaatttgtaaaaagttgcataaataacaattcagtttcacaatacaattattgcgtacatgaaatataatgtttaagtacgttatttttagtgatcaaaattaacgatattttcgatacaagggcgatatttttcgaagcttttcgaaccaacacgatcccgcgaatacaacgcatttcgcagtgagtcaggtaacacagtagctgccgaatgtttagccgaggagggcgactttgtcgcgaggtataaaccgtcgatagttttgaccgCACatttactgctactaggtagtggtagtccgagtcaatatccgcactccgtagggagcgtacttTGCTGATGTTTTCGAGAAAACCCGGCTCTCGATttttcgatttggttcgaggtccgttggtcaggtgatctccaggtggccttgtggatatctttgtgaggaaagaaggtgcttttgatcaccaagcctcgagaagccgcaaaattgatgcattcctggccgttatcgttcatatcggtgtgcaggctatggggcccgatcgccggtctatacattgattccctgccgacctgggcgttcgtaTCCCCAAtggcgatcttgatgtcccgtcgtgagcacctgtcgtacgttgcctccagctgcgtggacaatgcacgtttatgatggtatagttgaagaaacggccttttatcctcaacacgcacatcctctctttccagtccattacgcgatcctgcattttgcccatcactacgaagcccgctcccagctcgttggtcggtCCACCaaactggaaaaattgggctttgccgtcacggatcctccacaccttctcgcctttgcgacagatctcctgcagtgccacgatgccaaactttcggggttctagctgatcgagcagcacccagTCGCcatcaacgaaatttagcgatctgcagttccaggtaccaagcttCCATTCCATGCCCTTATTttgtcgccttggtccatgccgaatgttccgagaagatatttcttgactctgaCACACACTGACTGACACACTGTGCCTCTTTTCCTGTTGGTATATGACCTtaatttccaccggggttggttacccgatctcctctaaggttgctcgtattccggctggtaccacgtggaggtaggggtaggagttgctagatatgtggctagggaccacaatggggtctgttttacgcattatccaactaTTTATCAACCTAAATTCTAAATTATTCTTCGATTAATACACATGAAAAGAAAACTTAGTTAAGATACTAGGGGGCTCCAAATTGAATCTTCGTCAAGGGCGCTTTAGCTGCTATCTTTTAATGGTACTGCAGATAGATTTTTAGG harbors:
- the LOC128739825 gene encoding uncharacterized protein LOC128739825, with product MVSPISILLHTTRSPTAKLNKVDFLKRGPKKLIYREGSHMLEHLLTSLLVYRSTPIPFLGKPTSPAEAYSGRPVRNTLDLLRKPDPVTQAERNRKQDMQFNRRDDAIKRNFQEADLVYVEQNRKNAKSRVLLAES